In the genome of Spirochaetota bacterium, the window ATACGCGATTATTTAGAAACTACCACCTGGGATAAAAATTCGCCCCCTCCTCCTTTACCAGATGAAATTATACAGAAAACAAAAGAAAAATACGAGGAGATTTTACAAAGAATTAAACACATTTTAGGTTAAATATTTGTGTTTAATATTGGATTAATCCATAAAGATTTGTATATTTTTATCCGATACTTTTAATGCCAATGCGTTTATAATCGAGGGGGGATTACATGGCTTTACCCAGTAGAAATCCGTATGACCAGTACAAACATACAGAAATAAATACCGCCAATCAGGGTAAATTAATCGTAATGCTTTATGATGGTGCCATTAAATTCTGCAACATAGCTATAGAACATATGCATCCAAAAACCTACGATATTGCCAATACCAATATTCTTAAGGCTCAGGACATAATTAATGAATTAATTTTAGCGTTAAACATGAATGAAGGTGGAGATGTTGCACGAAATCTTT includes:
- the fliS gene encoding flagellar export chaperone FliS yields the protein MALPSRNPYDQYKHTEINTANQGKLIVMLYDGAIKFCNIAIEHMHPKTYDIANTNILKAQDIINELILALNMNEGGDVARNLFNLYIFFKKQLLEANIQKNADILKNVVKLLKELRDAWDKISTKETPSDRVATASKGSFSIEG